Genomic window (Pseudomonas sp. MM211):
GATCAGGCCGCTTTCCAGCAGGTCGGCCCAGCCGATGCCGAGCATGTCGCCAAACAGGATGTGATCCAGGTGCACGTCGCTGTGAATCTGCGTGTACAGCAGCAGGCCAAAGCCGAACATGCCGGAGAACACCACGCCCATCAGGGTGTCCTGCTTGATCCGGCTGTTTTCCTTGAGGTAGCCCGAGGCGACCGCGCACAGCATGCCGGCCACGAAGGCGCCGAGCGAGTAGGGCAGGCCGACGATGTAGGCAATGACCACGCCGGGAAATACCGCGTGGGCGGTGGCGTCGCCCATCAGCGCCCAGCCCTTGAGCACCAGGAAGCACGACAGCAGTGCGGCAGGAATGGCCACCAGCACGGCGATCAGCAGGGCGTATTGCATGAAGTCGATTTGCAGCGGTTGCAGCAACGTCTCCATGGTCACATCTCCAGCCGGGCTTGGGCGGCACGGCGGCGGGCGGCGAGCAGGCCATGCTTGGGCGCGAAGACGAAGGCCACCAGGAACACACAGGTCTGCAGCACGATGATGATCGCCCCGGTGGCGCCATCGAGAAAGTAGCTGGCGTAAGCGCCGATGAAACTGCTCAGGCCGCCGATGCAAGCGGCAATCAGCAACAGCCGGTCGAAACGGTCGCTGAGCAGGTAGGCGGTGGCGCCTGGGGTGACGACCATGGCGATGACCAGAAAGGCGCCCACGGTCTGCATCGCCGCTACGGTGCAGGCGGACAGGAGAATGAAGAAGATCGCCTTGAGGCGCGTTGGGCTGAGGCCGATGGAGCGGGCGTGGTTTTCGTCGAAGAACACCACCATCAGATCTTTCCAGCGCACTGCCAGCACGGCCATGGTGATGCCGGCGATAAGCAGTAACTGCAGTGTGTCACCGGGCGTGATGGCGAGTATGTTGCCGAGCACGATGGTCTGGATGTTCACCGAGGTCGGTGACAGCGACACCATGAACAACCCGAGGCCGAAGAACGACGAGAAGATCAAACCGATGATCACGTCTTCCTTGAGCTTGCTGCGTTGGTTGAGGAACAGCATGGCACCCGCCGCCAGCGTACCGGCGCCGAAGGCGCCGAGGGCGAAGGGCAGGCCGAGCATGTAGGCCCCGGCGACGCCGGGCACGATGGAGTGCGCCAGGGCGTCGCCGATCAGCGACCAGCCCTTGAGCATCAGGTACACCGACAACAGTGCGCAGACCATACCGACCAGGGTCGAGACCCACATGGCATTGACCATGTAGCCGTAGGAAAAGGGTTCGAGCAGGGTGTGCACTATTGATCCTTTTCGTCGACGCGGCCACGGATGGTCGATTTGCCGTCATAGAGCACCAGCGGGCGCTCGTCGTCGGTGATGATGCCGATCAGTGGGGATGTACTGTTGTGCCCTTCACCCGGCAGCTCGAAATGGCGCAGCACGCCGCCAAAGGTGCGCTCGAGGTTCTCGCGGGTGAACACCGATTGAGTCGGGCCGTAGGCGAGCACGGTACGCGCCAGCAGTACCGTACGGTCGCAGAACTCCGGCACACTGCCCAGGTTGTGCGTGGAGACCAGCATCACCCGGCCTTCGTCGCGCAGTTCGCCGAGCAGCCGCACGATGGCGTCCTCGGTTTTCACGTCGACTCCGGTGAAGGGTTCGTCGAGCAGGATGACCCGCGAATCCTGGGCTAGGGCGCGCGCCAGAAACACGCGCTTTTTCTGCCCGCCGGACAGCTCGCCGATCTGCCGTTTGCGCAGGTCGCTCATGCCGACTCGCGTCAGCGCTGTTTCAACCGCTTGGCGATCGGCGGCTTTGGGGCGACGCAGCATGCCCATGTGGCCGTAGCGACCCATCATCACCACGTCTTCGACCAGTACCGGGAAATTCCAGTCGACGTCTTCACTCTGCGGCACGTAGGCAATCAGGTTGCGTTTCAGGGCATCGCGCACCGGCATGCCGAGCACGCTGATGCTGCCCTGAGCCACGTTCACGAAGCCCATGATGGCCTTGAACAGGGTCGACTTGCCGCTGCCGTTGACGCCCACCAGCGCAGTGATGCTGCCGCCTGGGCTGCCGAAGCTGGCATTGCGCAAGGCGGTATGGCCGTTGCGGTAGGTCACGCTGATGTTATCGACACGAATGCCGTCGAGGCTGTCCTCTTCGTGCAGGGTGTGTGGCATTATTCGGCCAGCCCGTCAGCGATGGTCTGCGAGGTGACGCGCAGCAGGTCGAGGTAGGTCGGTACCGGGCCGCTCGGTTCGCTGAGTGAATCGACGTACAGCACACCGCCGTATTTGGCGCCGGTTTCTCTGGCGACCTGCTGGGCTGGCGAAGCGGAAATGGTGCTTTCGCTGAACACGGCGGGAATCTTGTTGGCGCGTACCGCATCGATCACCTTGCGCACCTGTTGCGGCGTGCCTTGCTGATCGGCGTTGATCGGCCACAGGTACAGCTCCTTGAGGCCGAAGTCGCGTGCCAAGTAGCTGAACGCGCCTTCGCTGGAAACCAGCCAGCGGCGGTTCTCCGGAATGGACTGCAGGCGTTCACGAATCGGTGCCACGGTGGCTTGGATGCGAGCCTTGTAGGCCTCGGCGTTAGCTTTGTAAGTCTCGGCATTGGCCGCGTCGTGTTCGACCAGCGCATCACGGATGTTGTCGATGTAGATCATCGCCGAGTCCGGCGACATCCAGGCATGCGGGTTGGGCTTGCCGCTGTAAGGGCCTTCGGCGATACCCATCGGTTCGATACCGTCGGTGAGGGTTGCCGCTGGCACGTTCTGTAAACGCTGCAGAAAACGCTCGAACCATTGTTCCAGATTCATGCCGTTGCGCAGGATCAACTGTGCGTCTCGGGCCTTGAGGATATCGCCCGGCGTCGGCTGGTAATTGTGAATTTCCGCCCCCGGTTTGGTGATCGACTCGACCACGGCCGCGTCGCCAGCTACCTCGCGAGCCATGTCGGCGAGAACGGTGAAGGTGGTGACGACCTTGAACTTGCCTTCGGCGGTGGCCAATTGTGGCAGCAGGGTCAGAAGGAGGGCGGCGAGCAGGGGAGCACAGGTGCGCGAGCGGATCCGATTGAACATCTTCATCCTCATATGGCTTGACCGGTCAAATCACCGGGATGGTCATGACCCCGGACAGGGCTGCCACTCTAGCGATAATTTGTCGCTAATGAAAACTATTGTCATTAGAGATTTGTTCAATGTGTGCCGCCTGTTATCGCATTGCGGCAGCGAACGATGAATGCGCTCAGCGTAGCTGCTGCAGCGTATGCATGTGAGCGGTCGCGTGCTCGGCAGGTTCCGCCAACCTGCTTTTTGCAACCCGAAGCAGCTGCGGCTGGAAATGCAAAACCCCGCGACTGCAGGCCGTGTGAAAACGTAGCGAGCGAAGGTCAGGCAAGGCAAAAGCCGGCGAAAAAGCGCAGTTTACGAGTTGTAAATGAGCATTTTGAGCTGGTTTTTAACGCCGCATGACCGAGCGCAGTAGTTTTCACACAGCCTGACTGGCGCGGGGTTGTGTGCACGAAGACCGGCTCAGCTGCCGCTTTTTATCTTCGTCCAGGCGCGGGTGCGTACCCGTTCGACTTTCTGCGGCAGCGGCTCGACGCTGTAGAGGGTTTTCTGCCCCTCGGCGGTCGGGGTCAGGTCGGCGTTATCACTGATCGCCTTGTCCACCAGCAGCATGCCGGGCTTGTTGGGGTTCGGGTAACCGAGGAAATCGCTGATCGGTGCAATGACTTTCGGGTCGAGCAGGTTGTTGAGAAATTCATGGGCTTCCTCGACGTTCTTGGCGCTGACCGGAATGGCGAAGGTGTCGAACCAGATCGGCGCACCTTCCTTCGGCAGGCGCCATTCGACCTTCACGCCGTTGCCCGCTTCCTTGGCGCGGTTGGCGAACTGGTAGAAGCTGCCCGAATAGCCGATGGCCACGCAGATGTCGCCGTTGGCGATGTCGGTCATGTACTTGGCCGAGTGGAAATAGGTCACGTACGGGCGGATGCTCATCATCAACTCGGTGGCCTTGTCGTAGTCCGCCGGGTTGGTGCTGTTCGGCGGTAAACCCAGGTAGTGCAGCGCCAGCGGCAGGATCTCGTTCGGCGCATCGAGCATGGCGACGCCGCATTGCTTGAGCTTCTCCATGTTCTCGGGTTTGAACACCAGATCCCAGCTGTCCACCGGGGCGTCGGCGCCGAGGGCTGCCTTGACCTTGTCCGGGTTGAAGCCGATCAGCACGGTGCCGTACATGTAGGGCACGCCGTACTGGTTGCCGGGATCGTTGGTTTCCAGCAGCTTGAGCAACGCGGGGTCGAGGTTCTTCCAGTTGGGCAGCTTGCTCTTGTCGAGCTTCTGGAACACGCCGGCCTTGATCTGGGTGTCGAGGAACATGTTGGATGGCACCACCAGGTCGTAGCCCGAGTTGCCGGTGAGCAGTTTGGCCTCCAGCGCCTCGTTGGTTTCGAAAGTGTCCCAGGTCAGCTTGACGCCGCTTTTCTGCTCGAAGTCCTTGAGGGTCTGCGGCAGGATGTAGTCGGCCCAGTTGTAGACCCGCAGTTCCCGGGCCTCGACCATGGCACTGCCGACCAACAGGGCCGCGCCGCAGAGGGTGGTGCCGAACAGACGGTGGAGATTTTTCATCGTTATGTGCTCCGTTGAATGCGTAATTATCGGCAGTAGGCTCAGGCGCCCTCGAAACCTTCCAGTACGTTTACCGCGTTGACGCCGATCTCCTCGACGGCATAGCCGCCCTCCATCACGAACAGAGTGGGCTTGCCGAGGCGGGCGATGCGTTCGCCCATGCGCAGGTAGTCGGGGCTATCGAGCTTGAACTGGGAAATTGGGTCTTCCTTGAAGGTGTCCACGCCCAGGGACACCACGATTACGTCCGCTGCGTAATCGTCGATACGTGCACAGGCGCTCTCCAGCGCCGCGCTCCATTGCTCCCAGCCGCTGCCGGCAGCCAGCGGCAGATTGAGGTTGAAGCCTTCGCCGGCGCCCTCGCCAGGTTCATCGGCATAGCCGAGGAAGAACGGGAATTCGAAGGCTGGGTGGCCGTGGATGGAGACGAACAGCACGTCGCTGCGGTCGTAGAAGATCGACTGGGTGCCATTGCCGTGGTGATAGTCCACGTCGAGAATGGCGACCCGTTTGCAGCCCTGATCGAGAAAGGCCTGAGCGG
Coding sequences:
- a CDS encoding metal ABC transporter permease, translating into METLLQPLQIDFMQYALLIAVLVAIPAALLSCFLVLKGWALMGDATAHAVFPGVVIAYIVGLPYSLGAFVAGMLCAVASGYLKENSRIKQDTLMGVVFSGMFGFGLLLYTQIHSDVHLDHILFGDMLGIGWADLLESGLIALAVTAFIGLKWRDLLLHAFDPVQARTVGLPVRLLHYGLLAVMSLTIVGALKAIGIVLTVALLIAPGAIAFLLTRTMGAMLFTAVGIAVGAALGGVYLSFFIDSAPGPTIVLLLSAVFVVVFIYAGRRERKSTAQH
- a CDS encoding metal ABC transporter permease encodes the protein MHTLLEPFSYGYMVNAMWVSTLVGMVCALLSVYLMLKGWSLIGDALAHSIVPGVAGAYMLGLPFALGAFGAGTLAAGAMLFLNQRSKLKEDVIIGLIFSSFFGLGLFMVSLSPTSVNIQTIVLGNILAITPGDTLQLLLIAGITMAVLAVRWKDLMVVFFDENHARSIGLSPTRLKAIFFILLSACTVAAMQTVGAFLVIAMVVTPGATAYLLSDRFDRLLLIAACIGGLSSFIGAYASYFLDGATGAIIIVLQTCVFLVAFVFAPKHGLLAARRRAAQARLEM
- a CDS encoding manganese/iron ABC transporter ATP-binding protein, which codes for MPHTLHEEDSLDGIRVDNISVTYRNGHTALRNASFGSPGGSITALVGVNGSGKSTLFKAIMGFVNVAQGSISVLGMPVRDALKRNLIAYVPQSEDVDWNFPVLVEDVVMMGRYGHMGMLRRPKAADRQAVETALTRVGMSDLRKRQIGELSGGQKKRVFLARALAQDSRVILLDEPFTGVDVKTEDAIVRLLGELRDEGRVMLVSTHNLGSVPEFCDRTVLLARTVLAYGPTQSVFTRENLERTFGGVLRHFELPGEGHNSTSPLIGIITDDERPLVLYDGKSTIRGRVDEKDQ
- a CDS encoding metal ABC transporter substrate-binding protein; its protein translation is MFNRIRSRTCAPLLAALLLTLLPQLATAEGKFKVVTTFTVLADMAREVAGDAAVVESITKPGAEIHNYQPTPGDILKARDAQLILRNGMNLEQWFERFLQRLQNVPAATLTDGIEPMGIAEGPYSGKPNPHAWMSPDSAMIYIDNIRDALVEHDAANAETYKANAEAYKARIQATVAPIRERLQSIPENRRWLVSSEGAFSYLARDFGLKELYLWPINADQQGTPQQVRKVIDAVRANKIPAVFSESTISASPAQQVARETGAKYGGVLYVDSLSEPSGPVPTYLDLLRVTSQTIADGLAE
- a CDS encoding polyamine ABC transporter substrate-binding protein, producing the protein MKNLHRLFGTTLCGAALLVGSAMVEARELRVYNWADYILPQTLKDFEQKSGVKLTWDTFETNEALEAKLLTGNSGYDLVVPSNMFLDTQIKAGVFQKLDKSKLPNWKNLDPALLKLLETNDPGNQYGVPYMYGTVLIGFNPDKVKAALGADAPVDSWDLVFKPENMEKLKQCGVAMLDAPNEILPLALHYLGLPPNSTNPADYDKATELMMSIRPYVTYFHSAKYMTDIANGDICVAIGYSGSFYQFANRAKEAGNGVKVEWRLPKEGAPIWFDTFAIPVSAKNVEEAHEFLNNLLDPKVIAPISDFLGYPNPNKPGMLLVDKAISDNADLTPTAEGQKTLYSVEPLPQKVERVRTRAWTKIKSGS